A window from Equus caballus isolate H_3958 breed thoroughbred chromosome 8, TB-T2T, whole genome shotgun sequence encodes these proteins:
- the TMEM132B gene encoding transmembrane protein 132B isoform X3 → MDTEVLNTAILTGKAVSVPVKVVGVQEDGSVVDVSESVECRSADEDVIKVSNTCDSIFVNGKEMKSRVDTVVNFTHQHFTSQLEVTVWVPRLPLQVEISDTELSQIKGWRIPVASNRRPTRESEDEEDEEKKGRGCSLQYQHATVRVLTQFVAESPDLGQLSYMLGPDWQFDITDLVMDFMKVEEPKVAQLQDGRTLVGREPGITTVQVLSPLSDSILAEKTVTVLDDRVTISDLGVQLVAGLSLSLQPHRADKRAIVSTVAARDVLQAPQQEAIVSSWILFSDGSVTPLDIYDPKDFSVTVSSLDEMVVSVQTNLQSKWPVVVAEGEGQGPLIKLEMMISEPCQKTKRKSVLAVGKGNVKVKFEPNIDDHQGGTNDIEGINREYKDHLSNSIEREGNQERAVQEWFQHGASVGQEEGTNKSTTPQSPMEGKDKKLLRSGGPDAFTSFPTQGKLPEPNNPSDLTVTSRGLTDLEIGMYALLCVFCLAILVFLINCVAFAWKYRHKRFAVSEQGNVPHSHDWVWLGNEVELLENPVDITLPSEECTTVIDRGLQFEERNFLLNGSSQKTFHSQLLRPSDYVYEKELKNEPIHSSGPKRKRVKFTSYTTILPEDGGPYTNSILFDSDDNIKWVCQDMGLGDSQDFRDYMERLQDQM, encoded by the exons GTTTCCAACACCTGCGATTCCATCTTTGTGAACGGGAAGGAAATGAAGAGCAGAGTGGACACGGTCGTGAACTTCACCCACCAGCACTTCACCTCCCAGTTAGAGGTTACTGTCTGGGTGCCCCGACTGCCCCTGCAGGTGGAGATCTCGGACACGGAGCTGAGCCAGATCAAAGGATGGAGGATCCCTGTGGCCTCCAACAGAAG GCCCACCCGAGAGAGCGAGGACGAGGAGGACGAGGAGAAGAAGGGCCGGGGCTGCTCCTTGCAGTACCAACACGCCACGGTGCGCGTCCTCACGCAGTTCGTGGCGGAGTCGCCCGACTTGGGTCAGCTGAGCTACATGCTGGGCCCCGACTGGCAGTTTGACATCACTGACCTGGTGATGGATTTCATGAAGGTGGAGGAGCCGAAAGTGGCTCAGTTGCAGGATGGCAGGACCCTGGTGGGTCGGGAGCCGGGCATCACCACTGTGCAG GTCCTCTCGCCTCTCTCTGACTCCATCCTGGCCGAGAAGACGGTGACCGTCCTGGATGACCGCGTCACCATCTCGGACCTGGGCGTGCAGCTGGTGGCTGGCTTGTCTCTTTCCCTGCAGCCGCACAGAGCCGACAAAAGAGCCATTGTCTCCACAGTGGCCGCCCGAGACGTTCTCCAAGCCCCACAGCAG gaAGCAATAGTCAGTTCTTGGATCTTGTTCAGTGATGGTTCAGTGACACCCTTAGACATTTATGATCCCAAGGATTTTTCAGTTACTGTCTCATCGTTGGATGAAATGGTGGTGTCTGTCCAGACAAACCTTCAGTCCAAATGGCCAGTGGTGGTGGCAGAGGGTGAAGGGCAAGGACCCTTGATTAAATTGGAAATGATGATTAGTGAACCTTGTCAGAAGACCAAGAGGAAGAGTGTTCTTGCCGTGGGTAAAGGAAATGTCAAGGTCAAATTTGAACCAAATATTGATGATCACCAAGGAGGCACCAATGATATTGAGGGCATAAATCGTGAATATAAAGACCACCTCAGTAATTCCATAGAGCGTGAAGGAAACCAGGAGAGAGCAGTTCAGGAATGGTTCCAACATGGCGCCTCTGTTGGCCAAGAAGAAGGTACCAACAAAAGCACAACCCCACAGTCTCCCATGGAAGGAAAGGATAAGAAGTTGCTCAGGAGTGGTGGTCCAGATGCCTTCACAAGCTTCCCGACTCAAGGGAAGTTACCAGAACCCAATAATCCTAGTGACCTTACAGTGACTTCAAGGGGGTTAACCGACCTGGAGATTGGCATGTACGCCCTGCTCTGTGTCTTCTGCCTGGCCATTCTGGTCTTCTTAATCAACTGTGTGGCATTTGCTTGGAAATACAGACACAAAAGGTTTGCTGTGAGTGAGCAAGGCAACGTCCCCCATTCCCACGACTGGGTCTGGCTCGGGAATGAAGTGGAACTTTTGGAGAACCCCGTGGACATCACACTCCCGTCGGAGGAGTGCACAACCGTGATAGACAGGGGGCTGCAGTTCGAGGAGAGGAACTTCCTTCTGAACGGCAGTTCCCAGAAGACTTTCCACAGTCAACTGCTCAGACCTTCGGACTACGTCTATGAGAAGGAACTTAAAAATGAACCTATACATTCATCGGGCCCAAAGAGGAAGCGAGTCAAGTTTACTTCCTACACTACCATCCTCCCAGAGGACGGCGGCCCGTACACCAACTCCATCCTGTTCGACAGCGATGACAACATCAAGTGGGTCTGCCAAGACATGGGGCTGGGGGACTCCCAGGACTTTAGAGACTATATGGAGAGACTGCAGGACCAGATGTGA
- the TMEM132B gene encoding transmembrane protein 132B isoform X4, which translates to MKSRVDTVVNFTHQHFTSQLEVTVWVPRLPLQVEISDTELSQIKGWRIPVASNRRPTRESEDEEDEEKKGRGCSLQYQHATVRVLTQFVAESPDLGQLSYMLGPDWQFDITDLVMDFMKVEEPKVAQLQDGRTLVGREPGITTVQVLSPLSDSILAEKTVTVLDDRVTISDLGVQLVAGLSLSLQPHRADKRAIVSTVAARDVLQAPQQEAIVSSWILFSDGSVTPLDIYDPKDFSVTVSSLDEMVVSVQTNLQSKWPVVVAEGEGQGPLIKLEMMISEPCQKTKRKSVLAVGKGNVKVKFEPNIDDHQGGTNDIEGINREYKDHLSNSIEREGNQERAVQEWFQHGASVGQEEGTNKSTTPQSPMEGKDKKLLRSGGPDAFTSFPTQGKLPEPNNPSDLTVTSRGLTDLEIGMYALLCVFCLAILVFLINCVAFAWKYRHKRFAVSEQGNVPHSHDWVWLGNEVELLENPVDITLPSEECTTVIDRGLQFEERNFLLNGSSQKTFHSQLLRPSDYVYEKELKNEPIHSSGPKRKRVKFTSYTTILPEDGGPYTNSILFDSDDNIKWVCQDMGLGDSQDFRDYMERLQDQM; encoded by the exons ATGAAGAGCAGAGTGGACACGGTCGTGAACTTCACCCACCAGCACTTCACCTCCCAGTTAGAGGTTACTGTCTGGGTGCCCCGACTGCCCCTGCAGGTGGAGATCTCGGACACGGAGCTGAGCCAGATCAAAGGATGGAGGATCCCTGTGGCCTCCAACAGAAG GCCCACCCGAGAGAGCGAGGACGAGGAGGACGAGGAGAAGAAGGGCCGGGGCTGCTCCTTGCAGTACCAACACGCCACGGTGCGCGTCCTCACGCAGTTCGTGGCGGAGTCGCCCGACTTGGGTCAGCTGAGCTACATGCTGGGCCCCGACTGGCAGTTTGACATCACTGACCTGGTGATGGATTTCATGAAGGTGGAGGAGCCGAAAGTGGCTCAGTTGCAGGATGGCAGGACCCTGGTGGGTCGGGAGCCGGGCATCACCACTGTGCAG GTCCTCTCGCCTCTCTCTGACTCCATCCTGGCCGAGAAGACGGTGACCGTCCTGGATGACCGCGTCACCATCTCGGACCTGGGCGTGCAGCTGGTGGCTGGCTTGTCTCTTTCCCTGCAGCCGCACAGAGCCGACAAAAGAGCCATTGTCTCCACAGTGGCCGCCCGAGACGTTCTCCAAGCCCCACAGCAG gaAGCAATAGTCAGTTCTTGGATCTTGTTCAGTGATGGTTCAGTGACACCCTTAGACATTTATGATCCCAAGGATTTTTCAGTTACTGTCTCATCGTTGGATGAAATGGTGGTGTCTGTCCAGACAAACCTTCAGTCCAAATGGCCAGTGGTGGTGGCAGAGGGTGAAGGGCAAGGACCCTTGATTAAATTGGAAATGATGATTAGTGAACCTTGTCAGAAGACCAAGAGGAAGAGTGTTCTTGCCGTGGGTAAAGGAAATGTCAAGGTCAAATTTGAACCAAATATTGATGATCACCAAGGAGGCACCAATGATATTGAGGGCATAAATCGTGAATATAAAGACCACCTCAGTAATTCCATAGAGCGTGAAGGAAACCAGGAGAGAGCAGTTCAGGAATGGTTCCAACATGGCGCCTCTGTTGGCCAAGAAGAAGGTACCAACAAAAGCACAACCCCACAGTCTCCCATGGAAGGAAAGGATAAGAAGTTGCTCAGGAGTGGTGGTCCAGATGCCTTCACAAGCTTCCCGACTCAAGGGAAGTTACCAGAACCCAATAATCCTAGTGACCTTACAGTGACTTCAAGGGGGTTAACCGACCTGGAGATTGGCATGTACGCCCTGCTCTGTGTCTTCTGCCTGGCCATTCTGGTCTTCTTAATCAACTGTGTGGCATTTGCTTGGAAATACAGACACAAAAGGTTTGCTGTGAGTGAGCAAGGCAACGTCCCCCATTCCCACGACTGGGTCTGGCTCGGGAATGAAGTGGAACTTTTGGAGAACCCCGTGGACATCACACTCCCGTCGGAGGAGTGCACAACCGTGATAGACAGGGGGCTGCAGTTCGAGGAGAGGAACTTCCTTCTGAACGGCAGTTCCCAGAAGACTTTCCACAGTCAACTGCTCAGACCTTCGGACTACGTCTATGAGAAGGAACTTAAAAATGAACCTATACATTCATCGGGCCCAAAGAGGAAGCGAGTCAAGTTTACTTCCTACACTACCATCCTCCCAGAGGACGGCGGCCCGTACACCAACTCCATCCTGTTCGACAGCGATGACAACATCAAGTGGGTCTGCCAAGACATGGGGCTGGGGGACTCCCAGGACTTTAGAGACTATATGGAGAGACTGCAGGACCAGATGTGA